From Myxococcales bacterium, the proteins below share one genomic window:
- a CDS encoding M1 family metallopeptidase — protein MRHVMRLTLAAATLLGASAPAAAWADTNAQAPALDVASYTMTAKLDPVAHTVHGEGTITLKNTTSATLSEVWLHLYLNAFKNQRSAFMRDPVGGFRGSQKPATWGAIDLRKLTQRTAKGPEDLLPALEKSRPGDDDETDARVPLREPLEPGKSLVLDVVWDDTLPSIVERTGFDGTFHFVGQWFPKLAKLEPDGTFAHFPFHHLAEFYSDFGTYDVTVDVPSGYLVAATGPSVSTKDEGGRHVERHVQAEVHDFAFGAFDTFERADETLDGVKVSFFYPRGYAGAAARERDALAFAIPHFRSLYGKYPYETLSVVHPPNKDREAGGMEYPTLITTGGPWHGPPFVRELELVTIHEFGHQYFYGLLASNEAKWPFLDEGLNSYAEARALRTWLGPASVAKLSGLSVSGTTIQLFTGRMHAKVQPIAQPAAAFASGRAYGGLVYGRTATLLETLARVYGEDKLTAALGAYTSRHRMRNPVPEDLLAAIGEHLGDEARALTRAALFDQATIDYAVVEVGSQRRTKPAGLFDRNGKRETESGASEDDYEGYALVEARGTLQLPLDVAFVTEDGAEVRTRVGGTIEPHGRMIRVPYTGTKALRGVVLDPEQKLLLDDDFTNNHAMIRGTREAPQNHVFALVTTLTSHLVSWLSP, from the coding sequence ATGCGTCACGTGATGAGGCTCACCCTCGCGGCGGCCACGCTCCTCGGTGCGAGCGCCCCCGCCGCGGCATGGGCAGACACGAACGCCCAGGCCCCGGCGCTCGACGTCGCCAGCTACACGATGACGGCGAAGCTCGATCCGGTCGCGCACACCGTGCACGGCGAGGGGACGATCACGCTCAAGAACACGACGTCGGCGACGCTCTCGGAGGTGTGGCTCCACCTCTACTTGAACGCGTTCAAGAACCAGCGCTCCGCGTTCATGAGGGATCCGGTCGGGGGCTTCCGCGGCAGTCAGAAGCCCGCCACGTGGGGCGCCATCGACCTCCGCAAGCTCACCCAGCGCACGGCCAAGGGCCCCGAGGATCTCCTCCCCGCGCTCGAAAAGAGCCGCCCCGGCGACGACGACGAGACCGACGCCAGGGTGCCCCTTCGCGAGCCGCTCGAGCCTGGAAAGTCCCTCGTCCTCGACGTCGTGTGGGACGACACCCTACCTTCGATCGTCGAGCGCACCGGGTTCGACGGGACGTTCCACTTCGTGGGGCAATGGTTCCCGAAGCTCGCGAAGCTCGAGCCCGACGGCACCTTCGCCCACTTCCCCTTCCACCACCTCGCCGAGTTCTACTCCGACTTCGGCACCTACGACGTCACGGTCGACGTGCCCTCGGGGTACCTTGTCGCGGCGACGGGCCCGTCGGTGTCGACGAAGGACGAGGGCGGACGCCACGTCGAGAGGCACGTTCAGGCCGAGGTGCACGACTTCGCCTTCGGTGCGTTCGACACCTTCGAGCGCGCGGACGAGACGCTCGACGGCGTCAAGGTGAGCTTCTTCTACCCACGCGGATACGCCGGGGCGGCCGCGCGCGAACGCGACGCCCTCGCCTTCGCGATCCCCCATTTTCGGAGCCTCTACGGGAAGTACCCCTACGAGACGCTCTCGGTCGTGCACCCGCCCAACAAAGACCGCGAAGCGGGGGGCATGGAGTACCCGACGCTCATCACGACGGGCGGGCCCTGGCACGGGCCTCCGTTCGTGCGCGAGCTCGAGCTCGTCACCATCCACGAGTTCGGCCACCAGTATTTTTACGGCCTGCTCGCGTCCAACGAGGCCAAGTGGCCCTTCCTCGACGAGGGCCTGAACTCCTACGCGGAGGCACGCGCGCTCCGCACCTGGCTCGGGCCCGCGAGCGTCGCCAAGCTCTCGGGGCTCTCGGTGTCGGGCACGACGATCCAGCTCTTCACCGGGCGCATGCACGCGAAGGTCCAGCCCATCGCGCAGCCCGCGGCGGCGTTCGCGTCGGGGCGCGCGTACGGCGGCCTCGTGTACGGACGCACGGCGACGCTCCTCGAGACCCTCGCCCGCGTCTACGGGGAAGACAAGCTCACGGCCGCGCTCGGGGCCTACACGTCGCGCCACCGCATGCGAAACCCCGTCCCCGAGGACCTGTTGGCCGCCATCGGAGAGCACCTCGGCGACGAAGCCCGCGCGCTCACGAGGGCAGCGCTCTTCGACCAAGCCACGATCGACTACGCCGTCGTCGAGGTGGGCTCCCAGCGCCGCACGAAGCCCGCGGGCCTCTTCGACCGCAACGGCAAGCGCGAGACCGAGAGCGGCGCGAGCGAGGACGACTACGAGGGGTACGCGCTCGTCGAGGCACGCGGCACCCTCCAGCTCCCGCTCGACGTCGCCTTCGTCACCGAGGACGGCGCCGAGGTGCGCACCCGCGTCGGCGGCACCATCGAGCCACACGGGCGCATGATCCGTGTACCCTACACGGGTACGAAGGCCCTGCGCGGCGTCGTGCTCGATCCCGAGCAGAAGCTCCTCTTGGACGACGATTTCACGAACAATCACGCCATGATACGAGGCACGCGCG